The nucleotide sequence AGTTCACTTATCCATACGAGTTCAGTAACCAACTCCAAGACTCCTTCCCCTCGTCGCAACTCCTTTATCCTCATAGGTGGAACTTGCATATTTGCTCCAACAATGAAATCTCCCGTTTTCAATGTAGGGAGCTCTTGATTGTCTCTCAGAATCAGCGTAAACTCATTAACTGTTTGTTCTTCGATAAGATCTGGATCAAAAGTTGACTGTATAATCTGGGTTCCTCGATCTGGCAACACCTTAATATGTGGAGCAACTTTAACATCGGGGGGACTAACAGTAAAGCTGACTCGATCAAAGCTGGCTCTTCCTGCAGTTCTCACCCGAGCTGTAATGGTTTCCATGAGAGCCTGCGAGCCAGCATTGTAAGTGAAGCTGGGGCCGGATCCCATGGGTCGGCCTTGATGATCCAGCCACTCAATTAACCTAGACCAATCATTCCCCTGTTCGTCTACTGCTGTTGCCTGAAGTGAGATAGAGTCACCTGTAGTTCGAGGTTGTCCATCTATTTGATCTTGATCGGTAATTCTCACTACCAAACCATTTGCTGGAGGCAATCCACTAGGCTGCCCATCTCCAGTGGGTGATGGGGTAGGGGTGGGAGCTGGACTAGATTCTGTACCTCCACCTCCTCCAGGGGCAGTGGGGGAGCTTGGAAATGGAGTCGGGGTAAATCCTGGAAAGAAGGGAGCTGGAGAAGCCATTTGAGGCAACTCAATGTTGGGGCTTATTTTGCAGGATACCTGTAGAAGTCCCAGACAAACTTGCTCTATACTCTCAGCAGTTTCTAAGCCAAACAATGCACCTAAAACAACCCCAAAATCCTCGATGTTGCCAATCAGTCCGTCACCGTTAAAATCGTAAAGTGCTATGTTGACTGCTTGGGCAGCTAGAATTTCTTCTTCAGAAATCCTAATTCCAAAAATATTAAAAATGATTTCTTGAATTTCCATCGCTGTTGCATTTGGACTTATGATTCGAGCCAAAGCAACCATAAAGTCTCTGAGATTAAAAATTATAGACTCCCCATTAACTAAGATAGTGGCTGTATTGGTGCTCACAGTTGGAGCAGGCTCAATAGTTGGTTGGTTGGGGGTAGGCTGAGTTGTCGGGGCAGCGCTAGGCGCAGACACTGTAGGGGATTGGGGAGGTTGTGTTACTAAAGGTGTAGAGAGAGAAAGAGTTGAAGGGGAGCCGCCGCCACAACCCACTATGAACCCCAAGGCAGAGCTCAGGATAGAAATCAAGATCAACCTTTGAGGAGCTTTGACTCTGTAACTCACAGCACACCTCCGGAACATGATGACTCAAACTGCCTGACCCTTAAATCTCGCCAGCCACCAAGCTCGTACTCAGTTCCAACAGTTAGTTAAGGCGAGAAGTCATAAGCCCTAATAGATAGGGAGAGAAAGATCTGTGTATTAAGCAGAATTGCAGGATTTATATTGACACTGCATGATTAAGGAAACCCACGCCAAAAGGTTAATTCTCGGTTAATCTGTAGGCTTTTTCTTGTTTGAATTTATACCGGTCATACTGGAGCGGGCATCCCCTTGATGGAGTTGATTAAGGGGGAGTGAATTTAAAAAGTAAAAATGGACTCTACTTTAAACTTAAGTGTGCCAACTGTGTTGACCAACTGCTGATTGGGATCTTCCGTCTCTGGAGCCAGGGTCAGCTACACTGTAGGGCCGATAGACATTTTCTTTGCTCAACCCCTATGGCCAGGATTAACGACCACTACCTGAAACTGAAGGCCGGCTACCTTTTCCCGGAAATTGCCCGACGGGTGCGAGCCTTTGCCGAAGCCCATCCTGACGCTCCCATTATCAAAATGGGCATTGGCGATGTGACTGAGCCTCTGCCGGAAGCCTGCCGGACGGCCATGATCCGGGCGGTGGAAGAGATGGGGGATCCGGCTACTTTTCGGGGCTATGGGCCAGAACAGGGGTATGAGTGGTTGCGCCAAGCAATTGCTCAGCATGATTTTCAGGCGCGGGGCTGTGATATCGATGCGTCGGAGATTTTTGTTTCCGATGGCTCGAAGTGCGACTGTGGCAACATCCTCGACATCCTTGGCCATGAGAACACCATTGCTGTTACGGATCCGGTTTACCCCGTTTATGTGGATACCAACGTGATGGCTGGACATACGGGGCCAGCCAATGACCGGGGGGAATATGCGGGCCTGATCTACTTGCCCATTACCGCCGAGAACCAGTTCACCGCCAGTATTCCCACCCAAAAGGTGGATGTGATCTACCTGTGTTTCCCCAACAATCCAACGGGGGCAGTAGCCACCTGTGAGCACTTGCAGGAGTGGGTTAACTACGCCCGTGCCCACGGATCCCTAATCCTGTTCGATGCCGCTTACGAGGCCTACATTAGCGAACCTGGGATCCCGCATTCCATCTATGAGGTGGAAGGGGCGCGGGAATGCGCGATTGAATTTCGCTCCTTTTCCAAAACGGCGGGCTTTACCGGCACTCGCTGTGCCTTTACCGTGGTGCCCAAGTCCCTGAAAGGACAGGCTGGTGATGGATCCCGAGTGGATCTGTGGAGTCTGTGGTACCGTCGCCAATCCACCAAGTTTAATGGGGTGTCCTACATTGTGCAGCGGGGGGCGGAAGCAGTTTACACAGAAGCCGGACAAGCACAAGTCAAGGGCTTGATCCGGTTTTACCTGGAGAATGCCCGTATTATCCGGGAGCAACTGATGGCGGCTGGGATCCAGGTTTATGGCGGCGTCAATGCCCCTTATGTTTGGGTGAAAGCACCTGCCGGCCTGAGCAGTTGGGATTTCTTTGATAAGCTGTTGCACCGCTGTCATGTGGTGGGTACGCCCGGCTCCGGCTTTGGTAGTGCTGGGGAAGGGTATTTCCGTCTGTCGGCTTTTAATAGCCGCGCCAATGTGGAAGAGGCAATGCGCCGCATCACCAGTACCTTTTGAGAGGATGGGAGAGCATTCGTATCAGCTCGGACCAGCCAAGGGCTGTTGATCGAGCTTAGCTCTGGTCTTGGAGGCGAATCACCTGTTGGGTTTGGGCAGACCGCTCAGCGGCCTCGGCAACGGCTAGGGCATGCAGCATGTTCTCGGTGTTGACGTAAAGGGGACTACCGTGGCGCAGGTGCTCTAACACCATATGGGTATCCTGCTCGAACAGCCCATGACGGGATCCCGTCTCCAGCGGGTGAGCACTACCGGGGCGCAACAACATGGCCTCCTCCCCGTTGATCAGCAGGCCCCCCCGTTGCCCGTGCAGTTCCAGCAGCCGCTGTGAACACCACAAGGAGTCCCCTTTGCCATAGGCCAGCACCGCCACCAAGCCATCGGCAAAACTGAGTTGAGCGGTGCAGTAGCAGCTGCTATAGCGGTGGGGCAAATCCGGGCCATCGTAGCGCAGTTGGCAGCTTACCCGTTCTACAGGTCCCAGCAAATCCACCAAGCGGTGAATGCGGGAAACAGCCCCCATGAGCGGGAAACCAAACAACTCCGGTTGATAGGTCCAGCGCTCGGGGGCGGGGTGGGTGGCGGTGAGGGTAATGTAGCGAACGGCGAAAAGCTTGCCCAATCCTTCCAGTTCCCGTTTCAACAACAAATGCACACCGCTGATCAGTTCGATGTGCTCGACGTGCAAGAGCACCTTTCGCTCCGCTGCCAATTTGACTAAGGAACGGGCTTCGGCAGCATCAAGGGCAAGAGGATATTCCACAACGGTGTGAATCCCTAACCCCAAGGCAGCGCGGGCAATGGCGGCATGATCGCGATTGATGGTGCTAACAAACACCAAGTCCAGCTGATGATCGTGCAGCAGGGTTGACCAATCGGGACAGGCGGTGGCCCCAAACTCTGCGGCAAAGGGACTGGTCCGATCAGGATTTCGACCGGCAATGGCCACAATTTGCGCTTGCCCATCCTTTCGCACCGCTTCAGCCCGTGAGCGCGCCGCGTAGCCCGTGCCTATGATCCCCACCCGCAATGTCTGTTTCCTCCCCTGAGTGGCTAGAACAAGTTGGCCTGTGGAGCCCTGTTTGTAGCATCACATAGGAGGGATTCCCTGTACCAGCCCATAGCTACTCGTCCTTCAGGTTCACCCTGTCTGCTTAGCGGTATAACATCAATGGAAGTCAATGAAAGACGGACTCAGGCGGGTTTAGGAGTGACTTCCCCCCACCTGTTGAATCAACGCTGCCACCAAGCCTGTCCAGCCCGTTTGGTGGTTAGCCCCCAAACCACAGCCGCGATCCCCATGAAAATACTCATAGAACAGGATCAAATCCCGCCAATGGGGATCCGTTTGAAAGAGGGCATATTCGCCGTGGACAGGCCGCCGATCCGTTTGCGGATCCCGTTCAAAGATGCGGATTAAACGGCGCGAGATCTCATCCGCCACTTGATCGAGGTTCATCCACTGACCGGATCCGGTTGGGCACTCCACCTGGTAGTCTTCTCCCAAGTAGCGGTGGAATTGCCGCAGGGATTCGATAATCAGATAATTCATCGGGAACCAAACCGGGCCGCGCCAATTGGAATTGCCCCCAAACATGCCGTTGTCGGACTCGGCGGGAGTATAGTCGACCCGGTGCTGTTGGGATCCCACATAGAAGGTGTAAGGGTGCTCGGCATGATAGCGGGAGAGGGAACGAATGCCATAGGGGCTGAGAAACTCGGATTCGTCGAGCATTTTCTGTAGGATCAGCCGCAGCTTATCGGGATTGACAATAGCCAGCAAAGTTTTGCCCGACCCCTGTTGTGAGGTTTGTACCAGCGTGTGAATACATTGCCGCAGTTTGGGACGGTTGGCCATAAACCAGTCGAAGCGCCGTTTGAACCCTGGAA is from Thermostichus vulcanus str. 'Rupite' and encodes:
- a CDS encoding Gfo/Idh/MocA family protein, with the protein product MGIIGTGYAARSRAEAVRKDGQAQIVAIAGRNPDRTSPFAAEFGATACPDWSTLLHDHQLDLVFVSTINRDHAAIARAALGLGIHTVVEYPLALDAAEARSLVKLAAERKVLLHVEHIELISGVHLLLKRELEGLGKLFAVRYITLTATHPAPERWTYQPELFGFPLMGAVSRIHRLVDLLGPVERVSCQLRYDGPDLPHRYSSCYCTAQLSFADGLVAVLAYGKGDSLWCSQRLLELHGQRGGLLINGEEAMLLRPGSAHPLETGSRHGLFEQDTHMVLEHLRHGSPLYVNTENMLHALAVAEAAERSAQTQQVIRLQDQS
- a CDS encoding LL-diaminopimelate aminotransferase encodes the protein MARINDHYLKLKAGYLFPEIARRVRAFAEAHPDAPIIKMGIGDVTEPLPEACRTAMIRAVEEMGDPATFRGYGPEQGYEWLRQAIAQHDFQARGCDIDASEIFVSDGSKCDCGNILDILGHENTIAVTDPVYPVYVDTNVMAGHTGPANDRGEYAGLIYLPITAENQFTASIPTQKVDVIYLCFPNNPTGAVATCEHLQEWVNYARAHGSLILFDAAYEAYISEPGIPHSIYEVEGARECAIEFRSFSKTAGFTGTRCAFTVVPKSLKGQAGDGSRVDLWSLWYRRQSTKFNGVSYIVQRGAEAVYTEAGQAQVKGLIRFYLENARIIREQLMAAGIQVYGGVNAPYVWVKAPAGLSSWDFFDKLLHRCHVVGTPGSGFGSAGEGYFRLSAFNSRANVEEAMRRITSTF